A window of Nitrospirota bacterium contains these coding sequences:
- the mgtA gene encoding magnesium-translocating P-type ATPase, translating to MKIASDMGQPLSQLIEALDTDLNGLSDAQAAFRLRTNGPNRLRPKRRRALVVEFLSRFRNPLVILLFLASGVSALTGDTASFLIISGIILMSVTFDFVQEHRAGRAAERLMEQVTVRATVTRQGIQKKIPITELVEGDVLVLSAGDLVPADGRIIEAKDLFVNQALLTGEPFPVEKQCGDLPSVEAVVDASSNTVLMGTSVISGVARVIVCRTGTATTLGQIAESLLTKPPPTAFDRGTREFGVLILRLTLLLVLFVLLVTALFHRPLLETFLFAVALAVGLTPELLPMIVSVTLARGALRMASIQVIVKRLAAIQDLGAMDVLCTDKTGTLTEARIRLERHVDHSGQNSHRVLELAYLNSYFETGLKNPLDEAILMHQEVSVSQWEKIDEVPFDFERRRISVLVQGNGVRMLTVKGAPEDILRLCVTYEDKQGFLIELEAGARKKIGNLFEELSKEGYRVLGIAWRPVPLDHPHAIVSDETELVFAGFAAFLDPPKTSAIQAVADLEKSKVNIKILTGDNELVTRHVCKEIGIPVTGVLTGTEIQNLNDDALLARVESVRLFCRVNPAQKNRIILALKRRGHVVGFLGDGINDAPSLQSADVGISVDTAVDVAKQAADMVMLEQDLGVLFKGIREGRRTFQNVLKYIMMGTSSNFGNMFSMASATLFLPFLPMLPTQILLNNMLYDISEFPIPMDNVDDEDLALPREWDMGFIRNFMMWVGPVSSIFDFMTFYVMLTIFHANEALFHTGWFVESLATQVLVIFVIRTRRNMFSSHPSLLLTTTSLSVVALAVALPYLPVAGYLGFQPLSISFFGILGGMVFLYLFAVEGVKRFFYRRSRAAAWS from the coding sequence ATGAAGATAGCATCGGATATGGGGCAGCCTCTTTCCCAATTGATCGAAGCGCTCGACACCGACTTGAATGGACTCAGTGATGCGCAGGCCGCATTTCGTCTGCGAACTAACGGGCCAAATCGGTTGCGCCCTAAACGGCGTCGTGCGCTTGTCGTCGAGTTTCTTTCTCGCTTCCGGAATCCATTGGTAATCTTGCTGTTTTTGGCAAGTGGTGTTTCCGCGTTGACTGGCGATACAGCCAGTTTCCTGATCATTTCCGGGATCATCCTCATGAGCGTGACCTTTGATTTTGTGCAGGAGCACCGGGCTGGCCGAGCGGCTGAACGCCTGATGGAACAGGTTACGGTGCGTGCTACAGTCACACGACAAGGCATCCAAAAAAAAATTCCGATCACGGAATTGGTGGAAGGCGATGTGTTGGTTCTCTCCGCAGGTGATCTTGTGCCTGCCGATGGCCGAATTATTGAAGCCAAGGACCTGTTCGTCAATCAGGCTTTGCTCACCGGGGAACCGTTTCCCGTGGAAAAGCAATGCGGCGATTTGCCGTCCGTTGAAGCTGTCGTTGATGCTTCCTCGAATACCGTGTTGATGGGGACGTCCGTAATCAGTGGCGTTGCCAGAGTAATCGTATGTCGCACCGGGACCGCTACAACTTTAGGCCAAATTGCCGAGTCCTTGCTGACCAAACCACCGCCGACCGCTTTCGACCGTGGAACGAGAGAGTTCGGCGTCCTGATTCTACGTCTGACTTTATTATTGGTCCTTTTCGTTCTGCTTGTTACTGCCCTATTTCACCGGCCTCTTCTGGAAACCTTCCTGTTTGCCGTGGCTCTTGCCGTAGGCCTTACTCCGGAACTGCTTCCGATGATTGTGTCCGTTACTTTGGCCCGAGGTGCTTTGCGAATGGCCTCTATACAGGTCATTGTCAAACGACTGGCAGCGATCCAGGACCTGGGAGCAATGGATGTGTTGTGCACGGACAAAACCGGCACACTTACGGAGGCGCGCATTCGGCTCGAACGGCACGTTGATCATTCCGGACAAAATAGTCATCGCGTTCTTGAGCTGGCTTATCTTAATAGTTATTTCGAAACCGGCCTCAAAAACCCGCTCGATGAGGCCATCCTGATGCATCAGGAAGTTAGTGTAAGCCAGTGGGAGAAAATCGATGAGGTTCCTTTTGATTTTGAACGACGCCGGATCTCGGTCTTGGTTCAGGGCAACGGCGTGCGCATGCTGACAGTAAAAGGCGCTCCCGAGGATATTCTCCGCCTCTGTGTCACATACGAAGACAAACAGGGGTTCCTGATTGAACTGGAAGCCGGAGCCCGAAAGAAGATCGGAAATCTTTTTGAAGAATTGAGCAAGGAAGGGTATCGGGTACTGGGCATAGCCTGGCGCCCGGTACCGCTTGACCATCCCCATGCCATTGTCAGTGACGAAACCGAGCTTGTCTTCGCAGGGTTTGCGGCTTTTCTTGATCCCCCCAAGACCAGTGCGATACAAGCCGTTGCCGATCTGGAGAAATCAAAAGTCAATATCAAGATTCTCACCGGCGACAACGAACTGGTGACGCGCCATGTTTGCAAGGAGATCGGCATTCCGGTTACAGGTGTCCTTACCGGAACCGAAATTCAAAATTTGAACGATGATGCCTTGCTCGCGCGAGTCGAGAGTGTAAGGCTGTTTTGCAGGGTCAATCCGGCTCAGAAAAATCGCATTATTCTCGCCTTGAAGAGGCGAGGACATGTGGTGGGTTTCCTGGGAGATGGCATCAACGATGCCCCTTCCCTGCAGTCTGCAGATGTGGGTATATCGGTGGATACCGCGGTAGATGTTGCAAAACAGGCGGCCGACATGGTGATGCTCGAACAAGATTTGGGTGTGCTGTTTAAAGGGATTCGCGAAGGACGACGTACTTTCCAAAATGTTCTTAAGTACATTATGATGGGGACAAGTTCCAACTTCGGAAACATGTTTAGCATGGCTTCGGCCACATTGTTTTTGCCCTTTCTTCCCATGCTGCCGACTCAGATCCTCCTGAACAATATGCTCTACGACATCTCTGAATTTCCCATTCCCATGGACAACGTAGATGATGAGGACCTGGCACTCCCCAGGGAGTGGGACATGGGTTTTATCCGAAACTTCATGATGTGGGTCGGGCCAGTAAGCTCAATATTCGATTTTATGACATTTTATGTCATGCTCACAATTTTTCATGCGAATGAGGCACTTTTTCATACCGGCTGGTTTGTTGAATCGCTTGCTACCCAGGTGTTGGTGATCTTTGTAATTCGTACCCGGCGGAATATGTTCTCAAGTCACCCGAGCCTGCTGCTTACAACCACCTCCCTGTCGGTGGTTGCGCTTGCTGTCGCCCTGCCGTATCTTCCCGTCGCTGGATATCTTGGATTTCAGCCACTGTCCATTTCATTTTTTGGAATTCTTGGGGGAATGGTATTTCTTTATCTATTTGCAGTCGAAGGGGTCAAGAGGTTCTTCTATCGGAGGTCGCGAGCCGCCGCTTGGAGTTGA
- a CDS encoding phosphoribosyltransferase: MMFKNREHAAQLLAQRLIKYRGKNPLVLAIPRGAVPMAKTISDALDGELDIVLVHKLRAPNQPELAIGSIDENGHVYIGAHAALVGADESYLKKETEEQLKILKQRRKQYRPVHIPFNPTNRIIIVVDDGLATGSSMIAALRSLEKEKPEKLVAAMAVASFEGLQNIKTYADEVECLLVPEEFYSVGQFFEDFEQVTDEEVIRILNENPA, from the coding sequence TTGATGTTTAAAAACAGAGAGCATGCGGCCCAACTGCTTGCCCAAAGACTGATCAAATACCGGGGCAAAAACCCTTTGGTGCTCGCCATTCCACGTGGAGCCGTTCCAATGGCCAAGACCATTTCAGATGCACTCGATGGGGAATTGGATATCGTTCTGGTCCACAAATTGCGCGCCCCTAATCAACCTGAGCTGGCAATCGGTTCAATTGATGAAAATGGACATGTTTATATCGGCGCCCATGCGGCCCTGGTCGGAGCCGACGAGTCCTATTTGAAGAAAGAAACCGAAGAACAGCTTAAAATACTCAAACAGCGCAGAAAGCAATATCGACCCGTTCATATTCCGTTCAACCCGACTAATCGGATCATTATTGTCGTAGATGATGGGCTTGCAACGGGTTCAAGCATGATCGCCGCTCTCAGATCGCTTGAGAAAGAAAAACCTGAAAAACTGGTCGCGGCCATGGCTGTGGCCTCTTTTGAAGGACTTCAAAATATAAAAACCTATGCCGACGAAGTGGAATGTCTGTTGGTACCTGAAGAATTTTATTCTGTGGGACAGTTTTTTGAAGATTTTGAACAGGTCACCGACGAAGAGGTGATCCGGATTCTTAACGAAAACCCAGCATGA
- a CDS encoding outer membrane beta-barrel protein, which produces MNTDRIVDSSTCIITGCLALILMCMASMVFAAGTEGSWGVGLRLGPSIYVQKLSDETQGEAGPLFNGTVTYGLTNRFSAGLHIEWEKHTITNNASDFIYGEETTISIIPVMEFHPGPRGPLLPYGLLGVGINLNSFKESNDLSATCSPCRMEPKDTLALKGGIGIDYFATPDLVYNAEFDLKMNDGKSDVIGNIPGFPAEPSTDNSACALSLIFGVRHYY; this is translated from the coding sequence TTGAATACGGATAGAATAGTTGATTCTTCGACTTGCATTATTACAGGCTGTCTGGCTCTGATTCTAATGTGCATGGCTTCAATGGTCTTTGCGGCAGGGACTGAAGGAAGTTGGGGAGTCGGATTGAGGCTTGGACCTTCCATTTACGTGCAAAAACTCTCTGATGAAACCCAGGGAGAAGCAGGCCCTCTCTTCAACGGAACAGTCACTTACGGGCTGACGAACAGGTTTTCTGCCGGATTACATATTGAATGGGAGAAACACACGATCACGAATAATGCTTCGGATTTCATTTATGGCGAGGAAACAACCATTTCAATCATTCCTGTGATGGAGTTTCATCCCGGTCCAAGGGGCCCGCTTTTGCCTTATGGACTGCTGGGCGTAGGGATCAATCTCAATTCATTTAAAGAAAGCAATGATCTGAGTGCCACCTGTTCACCCTGCAGAATGGAACCCAAAGATACGCTTGCTCTTAAAGGAGGGATCGGTATTGATTATTTTGCGACTCCCGACCTGGTATACAACGCCGAATTTGATTTAAAGATGAACGATGGCAAATCCGATGTGATCGGGAATATTCCGGGATTTCCTGCCGAACCTTCGACGGATAATAGTGCATGTGCTCTTTCACTCATTTTCGGTGTTCGTCACTATTATTAA
- the groL gene encoding chaperonin GroEL (60 kDa chaperone family; promotes refolding of misfolded polypeptides especially under stressful conditions; forms two stacked rings of heptamers to form a barrel-shaped 14mer; ends can be capped by GroES; misfolded proteins enter the barrel where they are refolded when GroES binds), with protein sequence MPKQILFGEVARASVLRGVNQLSNAVKATLGPGGRTVMIEKKFGAPLICNDGVTVAKEIELKDPYENMGAQLVREVASKTSDVAGDGTTTATVLAQAIFREGLKHTASGANSMEIKRGINHAVELIVEELKKISKPCKTKKEIAQIGSISANNDKTIGDLISDAMEKVGKDGVITVEEAKSMTTSLDVVEGMQFDRGYISSYFLTDAERMETVLEDAFVLNSEKKISSMSDLVPILEQISQMGRPFLIIAEEVEGEALATLVVNKLRGSLKCAAVKSPGFGDRRKETLEDIAVLTGGKVISEDLGLKLENVKLTDLGKAKRITVTKESTTLVEGAGNPAQIEARVKQIKAQIEETVSDYDREKLQERLAKIIGGIAVIKVGATTETEMKEKKARVEDALHATKAAVEEGIVPGGGVALVRCISALEKLKLEGDQQWGVSIVRRALEEPIRQIILNAGYESSTVVDHVKNGKGNYGFNAATGQYVDMVASGIIDPSKVTRSALQNAASVSSLMLTTEVLIVEVPEEKTGAMLSPGMGGEMGGMY encoded by the coding sequence ATGCCAAAACAGATTCTCTTTGGTGAAGTAGCCAGGGCTTCAGTCTTGAGAGGGGTAAACCAATTGTCAAACGCGGTCAAAGCCACCCTGGGCCCTGGAGGGAGAACCGTCATGATTGAAAAGAAATTTGGCGCCCCTTTAATCTGTAACGACGGGGTCACTGTGGCCAAAGAAATAGAGCTTAAAGACCCCTATGAAAACATGGGTGCTCAACTGGTCAGAGAGGTGGCCAGCAAAACCAGCGACGTGGCCGGTGACGGGACCACAACCGCTACTGTCCTGGCGCAGGCTATTTTCAGAGAAGGGCTGAAACATACCGCATCCGGAGCCAATAGCATGGAGATCAAACGGGGAATTAATCATGCGGTTGAACTCATTGTGGAAGAGCTTAAGAAAATCAGCAAACCGTGCAAGACCAAGAAAGAGATCGCCCAGATCGGGTCCATCTCCGCCAATAATGACAAAACCATTGGAGATTTAATTTCTGATGCCATGGAGAAAGTTGGAAAAGATGGTGTCATTACAGTTGAAGAGGCCAAGAGTATGACCACCTCCCTTGATGTGGTTGAAGGAATGCAATTTGACCGGGGGTATATTTCGTCCTATTTTCTTACCGATGCGGAAAGAATGGAGACTGTTCTAGAAGACGCTTTTGTCCTGAATAGTGAGAAAAAGATCAGTTCGATGAGTGACCTGGTTCCTATTTTAGAACAAATTTCCCAAATGGGCAGACCTTTCCTGATCATTGCTGAAGAAGTCGAGGGAGAAGCTCTGGCAACACTTGTGGTCAATAAATTAAGAGGGAGCCTCAAATGCGCGGCGGTCAAATCGCCAGGTTTTGGAGACCGGAGAAAGGAAACTCTGGAAGACATTGCCGTGCTGACAGGAGGCAAGGTCATTTCTGAAGATCTTGGATTGAAACTGGAAAATGTAAAATTGACGGACCTTGGAAAGGCAAAAAGAATTACCGTGACCAAAGAGAGTACGACACTCGTAGAAGGCGCGGGCAATCCTGCGCAGATTGAAGCCAGGGTTAAACAGATTAAAGCCCAGATTGAGGAGACTGTTTCGGATTATGACCGTGAAAAGCTTCAGGAGCGTCTTGCCAAAATAATAGGTGGGATCGCCGTAATTAAAGTCGGGGCGACTACTGAGACGGAAATGAAGGAAAAGAAAGCCCGGGTGGAAGACGCCCTTCACGCAACCAAAGCCGCAGTTGAGGAAGGAATCGTTCCGGGAGGGGGTGTGGCGCTTGTCCGGTGTATTTCAGCTTTGGAAAAACTCAAACTTGAGGGAGACCAACAGTGGGGTGTCAGCATTGTGAGAAGAGCTCTGGAAGAGCCGATACGGCAGATTATTCTCAATGCGGGATATGAAAGCTCGACGGTGGTGGATCATGTCAAGAACGGAAAAGGAAACTATGGATTTAATGCTGCAACAGGACAATATGTTGACATGGTGGCATCGGGTATTATCGACCCGTCCAAAGTGACCCGGAGCGCATTGCAAAACGCCGCTTCCGTTTCCAGCCTCATGTTAACGACTGAAGTTCTGATTGTTGAAGTGCCTGAAGAAAAAACAGGGGCAATGCTGTCACCGGGGATGGGGGGAGAAATGGGTGGAATGTATTAG
- a CDS encoding HPF/RaiA family ribosome-associated protein, whose protein sequence is MNMPLQLTVRNMSLSEAAEMDIREKAAGLDSLYDKITGCRVVVEAPHRHHHKGILYEVRIDITVPGKELVITQKANEDVYVAIRDAFDAARRNLEQFARRQRGIVKTHENLTLPGRITQLFSLKGYGFLDSEDGRTFYFHRNSLLNAEFDRLKIGEEVQFVEESGEKGPQASFVEVSEKQSQ, encoded by the coding sequence ATGAATATGCCATTACAGCTTACAGTTCGAAACATGTCACTTTCGGAAGCGGCGGAGATGGATATACGGGAAAAGGCTGCCGGGCTTGATTCTCTTTACGATAAGATTACCGGCTGCCGGGTGGTAGTGGAAGCGCCCCACCGGCATCATCATAAGGGGATTTTGTACGAAGTAAGAATTGATATCACGGTACCTGGTAAGGAATTAGTCATCACGCAAAAGGCCAACGAAGATGTCTATGTGGCCATTCGAGATGCATTTGACGCCGCCCGGCGCAATTTAGAGCAATTTGCCCGGCGTCAGCGCGGTATTGTGAAAACCCATGAGAACCTCACTTTGCCTGGGCGGATCACCCAATTATTTTCTTTGAAGGGATACGGTTTTTTGGATTCGGAAGACGGGCGAACCTTTTATTTCCATCGAAATAGTCTTCTAAATGCCGAGTTTGACCGCTTAAAAATAGGGGAGGAAGTGCAATTTGTGGAAGAATCAGGTGAAAAGGGTCCTCAGGCCAGTTTCGTCGAAGTTTCAGAAAAACAGTCGCAATGA
- a CDS encoding alpha/beta hydrolase: protein MSEEKVTINIADISLEGSLWLPQETKGVVLFSHGSGSSRFSPRNNFVAKLLRQSGIGTLLFDLLTEEEDIAYRNRFNISLLTERLIGATYWVTKRQRPKPFSIGYFGASTGAAAALEAAAKLPVEIRAVVSRGGRPDLAMELLPFVKAPSLFIVGSLDDQVIDLNRVAYDQLSCKKEMVIVPGATHLFEEPGTLEQVAELATQWFTHYLI from the coding sequence ATATCGGAAGAAAAAGTCACCATCAATATAGCTGATATTTCCCTTGAGGGATCGCTCTGGCTCCCACAGGAAACAAAAGGAGTCGTCCTTTTTTCTCATGGGAGTGGAAGCAGCCGCTTCAGCCCCCGGAACAATTTTGTAGCCAAACTCCTCCGTCAATCGGGAATTGGGACTCTTTTATTCGATCTTTTAACGGAGGAGGAGGATATCGCCTATCGAAACCGATTTAATATTTCTCTGTTAACCGAACGTCTGATCGGGGCCACCTATTGGGTCACAAAACGGCAAAGGCCGAAGCCATTTTCCATCGGGTATTTTGGAGCAAGCACTGGTGCTGCGGCAGCTCTCGAAGCAGCGGCAAAACTTCCTGTGGAAATCAGAGCCGTTGTGTCCCGGGGTGGACGGCCCGATCTGGCAATGGAATTGCTCCCTTTTGTAAAAGCACCCTCCCTCTTTATTGTGGGAAGCCTGGACGATCAAGTGATCGACCTTAACCGGGTGGCCTATGATCAGCTCTCCTGTAAAAAAGAAATGGTCATTGTCCCTGGAGCAACTCATCTTTTCGAAGAGCCTGGGACTTTGGAACAGGTGGCGGAGCTGGCCACCCAATGGTTTACCCACTATTTGATCTAG
- a CDS encoding ribose-phosphate pyrophosphokinase: MGIEKITLFALKSSRAFGEKVSAHLGIPLSEHEEREFEDGEHKSRPLVNVRGQDVFVIQSLHSDQSQSVNDKLCRLLFFIGAIRDSSAGKVTAVVPYLGYSRKDQKSQSRDPVTTRYISTLLEAVGTDHVVTLDVHNLAAYQNAFRCQSDHLEARKLFVQYFAPLVKDAEVVVMSPDVGGIKRAEQFRKVLSEVLDKTVSIAYLEKFRSKGIVSGEALVGEIGSRVIIIIDDLISTGGTLARAAKASHELEASKIYAAASHGIFVGDASHVLADSYLEKVVITNTILPSRFEPAFLKHKVVVLDAAALFAEAIKRIHSGGSLVELLEA, encoded by the coding sequence ATGGGCATTGAAAAGATCACTTTATTTGCTCTCAAGTCGAGCCGTGCCTTTGGAGAAAAGGTCAGTGCGCATCTTGGTATCCCCTTGAGCGAGCATGAAGAACGGGAGTTTGAAGATGGAGAACATAAGTCCCGGCCGCTCGTTAATGTGCGGGGTCAAGACGTCTTTGTTATCCAGTCTCTTCACAGTGATCAGTCCCAGAGCGTCAATGATAAGCTCTGCAGGCTTCTATTTTTCATAGGTGCTATCAGAGACTCTTCTGCCGGGAAAGTCACTGCTGTTGTCCCATATTTGGGATATTCGCGGAAGGATCAAAAATCCCAGTCCCGTGATCCTGTGACAACTCGCTACATCAGCACTCTCCTTGAAGCGGTAGGAACAGATCATGTCGTCACCCTGGATGTTCACAATCTCGCGGCCTATCAGAATGCCTTTCGTTGCCAATCAGACCACTTGGAGGCAAGGAAGCTGTTCGTCCAGTATTTCGCCCCGCTGGTGAAGGATGCCGAAGTCGTTGTGATGTCGCCGGATGTGGGAGGTATCAAGCGTGCTGAGCAGTTCAGAAAGGTGCTAAGCGAAGTTCTGGACAAAACAGTATCCATTGCTTATCTAGAAAAATTCCGGAGTAAAGGGATTGTGAGCGGTGAAGCACTTGTGGGCGAAATTGGAAGCCGAGTGATTATTATCATTGATGATTTAATCAGCACCGGAGGAACTCTGGCACGGGCGGCTAAGGCAAGTCATGAGCTGGAGGCTTCAAAAATCTATGCAGCCGCCTCGCACGGGATATTTGTCGGTGATGCCAGCCATGTTCTCGCAGATTCGTATCTGGAGAAGGTCGTGATAACAAACACGATCCTCCCTTCCAGATTTGAACCTGCCTTTCTCAAACATAAAGTGGTGGTTCTGGATGCTGCGGCATTGTTTGCCGAAGCCATTAAAAGAATTCACTCCGGCGGTTCCCTTGTCGAATTACTCGAGGCTTGA
- a CDS encoding TraR/DksA family transcriptional regulator gives MKNTMTSKRQQTLHKRLHGLREKEMIEIEKELGREMDPSLINKLDRPMDFGDLASQEMSEGFDRKILERRYLNYKNISDAFRRLEEGKYGLCESCGTKIPSKRLTVDPVVRYCVPCLEKMEKFEEAEKGRNQVPTM, from the coding sequence ATGAAAAACACGATGACCTCAAAGCGTCAACAAACATTGCACAAAAGGCTCCATGGGTTACGGGAAAAGGAGATGATCGAAATTGAAAAGGAGCTGGGGAGAGAAATGGATCCTTCTCTGATCAATAAATTAGATCGTCCAATGGATTTCGGAGATTTGGCGTCGCAAGAGATGAGCGAAGGATTTGATCGAAAAATTCTGGAGAGGCGGTACCTGAATTATAAGAACATTTCGGACGCATTTCGCCGGCTCGAAGAAGGGAAATATGGCCTCTGTGAAAGCTGTGGAACCAAAATTCCGTCAAAACGCCTCACGGTCGACCCGGTAGTTCGTTACTGTGTTCCGTGTTTAGAAAAGATGGAGAAATTTGAAGAAGCAGAGAAAGGAAGGAATCAAGTTCCCACGATGTAA